The segment GGATGAGGGCGCTCGACGCGTCCGCGTCCTCGCGCAGAGATCGGTTCATGGCGGTCGCAGTGACCCCCGGTGCGATCGCATTCACGCGGATGCCGTGAGCGGCGAGCTCAAACGCCGACGCCCGGGTGAACATCAGCATCGCGGACTTGGACGCCGTGTACGCCGCATGCCGGGGCAGCGCAACGAACGACTCGATGGAGCACACGTTGACCACCGCGCCACCTCCGCCCAGCCCTGTCCGGTGCCTGACGAACTGGGAGGTGAGCAGGTACGGAGCATGGACGTTGACCGCGAGGGTCCGCTTCCACTCCCCCAGGTCGTGGTCAGCGACGTCGCTGCGGTGGAGGATCCCGGCAGCGTTGACCAGGACATCCACCGGGCCGACCCCGTCGAAGAGGTCGCCGGGCACAGGATCGATGAGGTCGTGGACGATGGGATGGAACCTGTCGGACCCCGCGAGCGAGTGGTCAGCCATGTCGGACCGGTCGAGCCCGAAGACCGTCGCTCCCTCGGAGTGCAGGCGCTCGCACGTGGCAGCGGCGATACCCGAGCCGGCGCCGGTGACGAGCGCGATCTTTCCGTCGAATCTACTCATTGAAGTCGGTATCCCCCGTCGATGTAGAGGACTTCTCCGGTCATGTAGGACGCGTCGGGGCCAGCCACGTGGGCGACTGATGCCGCGATCTCCTCGGGCGTACCGAGCCGACCCTGCGGGATCAGGTCGAGCACATTGGGGTCTGGCGAGGACATCTCCGTCGCAAGGGCGCCTGGCGCCACCGCGTTGACCCGGATGCCGCTGCCGGCGAGCTCGAGCGCCATGGCACGCGTGAGGCCAACGAGACCGCCCTTGGTAGTTGCGTACGCCGCTTGCAGCGGGTTGGGCCAGGCGACGTCGGACTCGACCGAGGAGATGTTGACGATGTTGCCCGTGGCGCCCTCCGCAAGCCAGTTGCGGACGACGTCCCTGCTCAAGATGAACGGAGTGGTCAGGTTGAGATCCACGATCGTCTGGAGCTGGTCCGCGGTGATGTCGGCGACACTCGTGTAGACCATCGTCGCGGCATTGTTGACCAAGACGTCGATGGGGCCGTGATCGGACCGGACCGAATCGATCACTGTGGCGCAGACGTCGTGGTCGGACAGGTCAGCGCGCAGCGCGCTAAAACCGTCACGACCCGCCAACGGCGAAGCCCCACGGCTGATGCCGACGACGGCGTACCCGTCGTCGAGGAAGCGGGCGGCGATCGCCAGCCCGAGCCCCCGACTGACGCCGGTGACAACCGCTCGCCTGATCGGCGTGCTCATGCGCCCTCCTCCTCGGCCGCCGCGTGACGGGGTTCTTCCGTCGTTGCACTGCTGCGAGCCAGCACCTCGTCGAGTGTGCGCAGGAACCGGGCGGCATCGGCCCCGTCCAGCACGCGGT is part of the Nocardioides cavernae genome and harbors:
- a CDS encoding SDR family NAD(P)-dependent oxidoreductase codes for the protein MSRFDGKIALVTGAGSGIAAATCERLHSEGATVFGLDRSDMADHSLAGSDRFHPIVHDLIDPVPGDLFDGVGPVDVLVNAAGILHRSDVADHDLGEWKRTLAVNVHAPYLLTSQFVRHRTGLGGGGAVVNVCSIESFVALPRHAAYTASKSAMLMFTRASAFELAAHGIRVNAIAPGVTATAMNRSLREDADASSALIQRIPLRRFGEPRDQAAAIAFLASEDAAYVTGAVLPVDGGWLTC
- a CDS encoding SDR family NAD(P)-dependent oxidoreductase, yielding MSTPIRRAVVTGVSRGLGLAIAARFLDDGYAVVGISRGASPLAGRDGFSALRADLSDHDVCATVIDSVRSDHGPIDVLVNNAATMVYTSVADITADQLQTIVDLNLTTPFILSRDVVRNWLAEGATGNIVNISSVESDVAWPNPLQAAYATTKGGLVGLTRAMALELAGSGIRVNAVAPGALATEMSSPDPNVLDLIPQGRLGTPEEIAASVAHVAGPDASYMTGEVLYIDGGYRLQ